From Arachis stenosperma cultivar V10309 chromosome 2, arast.V10309.gnm1.PFL2, whole genome shotgun sequence, one genomic window encodes:
- the LOC130962027 gene encoding uncharacterized protein LOC130962027 isoform X2, with protein MVVEESKAAVGPVVAVEFVVIVDMVMVDKVEDAMTVVHATAVVGWVKDRNQGGGGCRGSYGSVCGGGSCYNYGEGILQQTAQQVLLEFKGSTTRSLSRGTLPPRRIQNHTIVAWILIALRQKGVGAR; from the exons ATGGTGGTCGAGGAGTCTAAGGCAGCGGTGGGCCCAGTGGTCGCAGTGGAGTTCGTGGTGATAGTTGACATGGTGATGGTGGATAAGGTGGAGGATGCGATGACGGTCGTGCATGCTACAGCCGTGGTGGGCTGGGTCAAGGATCGCAACCAGGGAGGAGGCGGATGCCGAGGTAGCTACGGCAGCGTTTGTGGCGGCGGAAGCTGCTACAACTATGGGGAGGGCATTTTGCAACAAACTGCACAACAAGTCCTCTTAGAATTTAAAG GCAGCACCACCAGATCACTCTCAAGAGGCACGCTCCCACCTCGG AGAATCCAGAACCACACTATTGTTGCCTGGATTCTAATTGCCCTTCGCCAAAAG GGTGTGGGAGCAAGATGA
- the LOC130962027 gene encoding uncharacterized protein LOC130962027 isoform X1 yields MVVEESKAAVGPVVAVEFVVIVDMVMVDKVEDAMTVVHATAVVGWVKDRNQGGGGCRGSYGSVCGGGSCYNYGEGILQQTAQQVLLEFKAGSTTRSLSRGTLPPRRIQNHTIVAWILIALRQKGVGAR; encoded by the exons ATGGTGGTCGAGGAGTCTAAGGCAGCGGTGGGCCCAGTGGTCGCAGTGGAGTTCGTGGTGATAGTTGACATGGTGATGGTGGATAAGGTGGAGGATGCGATGACGGTCGTGCATGCTACAGCCGTGGTGGGCTGGGTCAAGGATCGCAACCAGGGAGGAGGCGGATGCCGAGGTAGCTACGGCAGCGTTTGTGGCGGCGGAAGCTGCTACAACTATGGGGAGGGCATTTTGCAACAAACTGCACAACAAGTCCTCTTAGAATTTAAAG CAGGCAGCACCACCAGATCACTCTCAAGAGGCACGCTCCCACCTCGG AGAATCCAGAACCACACTATTGTTGCCTGGATTCTAATTGCCCTTCGCCAAAAG GGTGTGGGAGCAAGATGA